The following proteins come from a genomic window of Leucoraja erinacea ecotype New England chromosome 1, Leri_hhj_1, whole genome shotgun sequence:
- the LOC129702972 gene encoding uncharacterized protein LOC129702972 isoform X1: MKKHNESACLQPSQLHIKPILDSISALQFAEDTTEPTCALDADNVTNKKVKQGYRFKTPLKMWKQPKGCEGAEFSPEIIYDNLEGQRDRYWCITSKDEYQGMSLEEVRYNYYQSYRKDWNCFMNEDCSGNVNSGTSVSALEKCDGAEQHSVKLFSFGQSSKKVKKKIRVKARFEQLELQLPRDVATITSKTPISNTDHSPSSNFAKLPNVTDEPPACDSGAAFTKSSVPNSERLLTNLSNCGTEQEKQEDKHVSSPSFESKTISSIPSVVKTQPTGVTAFSPATSTSCTAVPAFAKTDEHQFFRNLGFSFAGSTVTKSSESPHPQNHSSTSIFSLGPVNPTVTPCDSHSSMLSSNSAIGNTAYKTLATKTGNEQVLLASSFRSDKASECSSTSSTVTSLTNVFHNKLASDSSGKNEPHDIGQSITSAADSGKGHSVGTACALSMAKTTEECSQKNSPKSPFSLNTLGPLCDQSRTIPISSIFSSETNNSESLFTSISKLFSEKSTKSSRNWISSSAIDSAVASGDASIFFKQIQANSDVPNVKVLSHAESSVFKFKEPGTVTAASSMFNSSSSSLFSSSFMPAQRKKASNDSICSSELSSDCSAKYSTGSIPVASTTCFSQQPLAASQHQNIVKPFSLVEVKKEIEIPIGAEPFKLNNSSGIKKEDLLPVVSELQSIDETPTNVSFENCKPKIAPQAEIGINCKPVLLSKTKSRVDILKELSSAFHQQKIFAQHCLNVGIRTCKVKETATSEAPRSTQQSRKDDESDPGLQLSNVIPSLEVSSEKSSNNVEERRKESPVFCDQIDDVQELRFSKNLGDTGVHQSSATSSDISPEHESAMISSEGRSVLKLRNLSHSNDFTRVPHCTASKKSSFGFTDNVNTKAEAIQKAATDSPLATAAPGLRPVFAFGAGLSFQFKLGAGDQKGERSNSEGDCKTGPEPMFPFPPPVDHRPRAITTEDTLFSNRGKLYYLEKSSLQWMERGFGEIRILQCKTRNLPRLVMWNSANKCCANHWITNDLELKESKNYDHNWTWSALDYSERKATYLDYAVHFKLKETAQMFKVVFENVQSATETPESSENNLSCSAENTSKYDHSGSVSFAVAPDLKEEGKPLHEDEDVVMLSEVTPTPEQRALALKLLLPPTFFCYKNKPGYYSSDDEDENFETAIRKLGGKLYPNQI; the protein is encoded by the exons GAAGTACGCTACAACTATTATCAGTCCTACAGAAAAGACTGGAATTGCTTTATGAATGAGGATTGTTCTGGAAATGTAAATAGTGGTACTTCCGTGAGCGCATTGGAAAAGTGCGATGGAGCAGAGCAGCATTCTGTCAaactgtttagttttggtcaatcCAGTAAAAAAGTTAAAAAGAAAATCCGTGTCAAAGCAAGGTTTGAGCAATTGGAGTTGCAACTGCCTCGTGATGTCGCAACCATTACCAGTAAAACGCCAATTTCAAACACTGACCATTCACCATCCAGTAATTTTGCAAAGTTGCCAAATGTAACAGATGAGCCTCCGGCCTGTGATTCAGGAGCCGCTTTCACCAAGTCATCTGTTCCAAACTCGGAGAGATTATTAACTAACTTATCAAATTGTGGTACTGAACAAGAGAAACAAGAAGATAAACACGTTTCATCGCCATCATTTGAATCTAAAACCATCTCTAGCATTCCAAGTGTTGTGAAGACTCAGCCAACGGGTGTGACAGCGTTTAGTCCAGCCACTTCAACCTCATGTACAGCAGTGCCGGCTTTTGCCAAAACCGATGAACACCAGTTCTTCAGAAACCTTGGCTTTAGTTTTGCTGGTTCCACAGTAACTAAGTCCTCTGAATCGCCACATCCACAAAATCATTCCAGTACTTCTATCTTCAGTTTGGGACCAGTTAACCCCACGGTAACTCCCTGTGATTCCCACTCATCAATGTTGTCCAGTAACTCTGCAATTGGAAACACGGCCTATAAAACCTTGGCCACCAAAACGGGAAATGAACAAGTTCTGTTAGCATCAAGTTTCAGATCTGACAAGGCAAGTGAATGTTCTTCCACAAGCAGCACAGTCACAAGTTTGACCAATGTATTTCACAATAAACTTGCTTCTGACTCGTCTGGTAAAAATGAACCCCATGACATTGGGCAAAGTATCACTTCAGCTGCTGATAGTGGCAAAGGCCATTCAGTTGGAACAGCATGTGCTCTTTCCATGGCAAAAACCACAGAAGAATGTTCACAGAAAAACTCACCAAAATCACCTTTTAGCTTAAATACATTGGGACCTTTATGTGATCAAAGCAGGACAATACCAATAAGCTCAATTTTCAGTTCTGAAACTAATAACTCCGAGTCTTTATTTACCAGCATTTCTAAGCTATTTTCCGAAAAATCAACTAAATCTTCAAGAAACTGGATAAGTTCATCTGCCATTGATTCGGCTGTTGCAAGTGGTGATGCATCTATATTCTTTAAGCAAATTCAGGCCAATAGTGATGTTCCAAATGTGAAAGTTTTGTCTCATGCCGAATCCTCTGTTTTTAAATTTAAGGAGCCAGGTACTGTCACAGCTGCTTCATCTATGTTTAATTCCTCCTCTTCCTCACTGTTTTCCAGTAGCTTTATGCCAGCTCAAAGAAAAAAGGCATCAAATGATTCCATTTGCTCCTCTGAACTGTCTTCAGATTGCTCCGCGAAATATTCAACTGGTTCCATTCCTGTGGCGTCAACAACCTGTTTCAGTCAACAACCCTTGGCAGCAAGTCAGCACCAAAACATTGTTAAACCATTCAGTTTAGTTGAAGTGAAGAAAGAAATTGAGATACCGATAGGTGCTGAACCATTTAAACTTAATAATTCATCTGGCATTAAGAAGGAAGATTTGCTACCAGTAGTGAGTGAACTTCAGAGTATTGATGAAACACCAACCAATGTCAGTTTTGAAAACTGCAAACCTAAAATAGCACCACAAGCTGAAATTGGGATAAATTGTAAACCAGTGCTACTTAGTAAGACAAAATCACGTGTAGATATCCTGAAAGAACTCTCCTCAGCATTCCATCAACAGAAAATCTTTGCACAGCATTGTCTGAATGTTGGAATTCGAACCTGCAAAGTAAAGGAAACTGCAACATCCGAAGCTCCCAGAAGTACACAACAATCTAGAAAGGATGACGAATCGGATCCTGGTTTGCAACTGAGTAACGTGATACCTTCACTTGAAGTTTCTTCGGAGAAATCGTCCAATAATGttgaagaaagaagaaaagaatcaCCTGTGTTCTGCGATCAAATCGATGATGTACAAGAGTTGCGTTTTTCTAAAAATCTTGGCGACACTGGAGTGCACCAGAGTTCTGCAACCTCCAGTGACATTTCTCCAGAACATGAAAGCGCCATGATTAGTTCAGAAGGACGATCTGTTTTAAAGCTTCGAAATCTTTCACACAGCAACGATTTTACACGTGTCCCACACTGTACTGCATCTAAAAAAAGCAGTTTTGGGTTCACTGATAATGTTAACACAAAAGCAGAAGCTATCCAGAAAGCAGCAACCGATTCCCCACTTGCCACTGCTGCTCCTGGTTTGCGCCCTGTTTTTGCTTTTGGTGCTGGTTTGAGTTTCCAATTCAAACTAGGAGCAGGTGACCAAAAAGGGGAAAGGAGCAATAGTGAAGGAGATTGTAAAACTGGACCTGAACCAATGTTCCCATTCCCCCCACCAGTTGATCATCGACCTAGAGCAATAACTACAGAAGACACTCTCTTTTCTAACCGAGGAAAGTTATATTACTTAGAAAAATCATCCTTGCAGTGGATGGAACGAGGATTTGGCGAAATTAGAATTTTACAGTGTAAAACAAGAAATCTGCCACGACTGGTGATGTGGAACTCTGCTAATAAATGCTGTGCCAATCATTGGATCACTAATGACCTGGAGTTGAAAGAATCAAAGAACTACGATCATAACTGGACTTGGAGTGCGCTGGATTATTCAGAGAGGAAGGCTACCTATTTAGATTATGCTGTGCACTTTAAGTTAAAAGAAACTGCTCAAATGTTCAAAGTAGTTTTTGAAAATGTACAAAGTGCAACTGAGACGCCCGAATCATCAGAAAACAACTTGAGCTGTTCTGCAGAAAACACCTCAAAATATGATCACAGTGGGAGTGTTTCCTTTGCTGTGGCACCTGATTTGAAAGAGGAAGGAAAACCTTTGCACG AAGATGAAGATGTGGTCATGCTGAGTGAAGTTACACCAACTCCAGAGCAGAGAGCTCTTGCCTTAAAATTGCTTCTTCCCCCAACGTTCTTCTGTTACAAGAATAAGCCAGGCTATTATAGCAGCGATGATGAAG ATGAGAATTTTGAGACTGCAATAAGGAAGCTTGGTGGAAAGCTTTATCCTAACcagatttaa
- the LOC129702972 gene encoding uncharacterized protein LOC129702972 isoform X2: MKKHNESACLQPSQLHIKPILDSISALQFAEDTTEPTCALDADNVTNKKVKQGYRFKTPLKMWKQPKGCEGAEFSEVRYNYYQSYRKDWNCFMNEDCSGNVNSGTSVSALEKCDGAEQHSVKLFSFGQSSKKVKKKIRVKARFEQLELQLPRDVATITSKTPISNTDHSPSSNFAKLPNVTDEPPACDSGAAFTKSSVPNSERLLTNLSNCGTEQEKQEDKHVSSPSFESKTISSIPSVVKTQPTGVTAFSPATSTSCTAVPAFAKTDEHQFFRNLGFSFAGSTVTKSSESPHPQNHSSTSIFSLGPVNPTVTPCDSHSSMLSSNSAIGNTAYKTLATKTGNEQVLLASSFRSDKASECSSTSSTVTSLTNVFHNKLASDSSGKNEPHDIGQSITSAADSGKGHSVGTACALSMAKTTEECSQKNSPKSPFSLNTLGPLCDQSRTIPISSIFSSETNNSESLFTSISKLFSEKSTKSSRNWISSSAIDSAVASGDASIFFKQIQANSDVPNVKVLSHAESSVFKFKEPGTVTAASSMFNSSSSSLFSSSFMPAQRKKASNDSICSSELSSDCSAKYSTGSIPVASTTCFSQQPLAASQHQNIVKPFSLVEVKKEIEIPIGAEPFKLNNSSGIKKEDLLPVVSELQSIDETPTNVSFENCKPKIAPQAEIGINCKPVLLSKTKSRVDILKELSSAFHQQKIFAQHCLNVGIRTCKVKETATSEAPRSTQQSRKDDESDPGLQLSNVIPSLEVSSEKSSNNVEERRKESPVFCDQIDDVQELRFSKNLGDTGVHQSSATSSDISPEHESAMISSEGRSVLKLRNLSHSNDFTRVPHCTASKKSSFGFTDNVNTKAEAIQKAATDSPLATAAPGLRPVFAFGAGLSFQFKLGAGDQKGERSNSEGDCKTGPEPMFPFPPPVDHRPRAITTEDTLFSNRGKLYYLEKSSLQWMERGFGEIRILQCKTRNLPRLVMWNSANKCCANHWITNDLELKESKNYDHNWTWSALDYSERKATYLDYAVHFKLKETAQMFKVVFENVQSATETPESSENNLSCSAENTSKYDHSGSVSFAVAPDLKEEGKPLHEDEDVVMLSEVTPTPEQRALALKLLLPPTFFCYKNKPGYYSSDDEDENFETAIRKLGGKLYPNQI; this comes from the exons GAAGTACGCTACAACTATTATCAGTCCTACAGAAAAGACTGGAATTGCTTTATGAATGAGGATTGTTCTGGAAATGTAAATAGTGGTACTTCCGTGAGCGCATTGGAAAAGTGCGATGGAGCAGAGCAGCATTCTGTCAaactgtttagttttggtcaatcCAGTAAAAAAGTTAAAAAGAAAATCCGTGTCAAAGCAAGGTTTGAGCAATTGGAGTTGCAACTGCCTCGTGATGTCGCAACCATTACCAGTAAAACGCCAATTTCAAACACTGACCATTCACCATCCAGTAATTTTGCAAAGTTGCCAAATGTAACAGATGAGCCTCCGGCCTGTGATTCAGGAGCCGCTTTCACCAAGTCATCTGTTCCAAACTCGGAGAGATTATTAACTAACTTATCAAATTGTGGTACTGAACAAGAGAAACAAGAAGATAAACACGTTTCATCGCCATCATTTGAATCTAAAACCATCTCTAGCATTCCAAGTGTTGTGAAGACTCAGCCAACGGGTGTGACAGCGTTTAGTCCAGCCACTTCAACCTCATGTACAGCAGTGCCGGCTTTTGCCAAAACCGATGAACACCAGTTCTTCAGAAACCTTGGCTTTAGTTTTGCTGGTTCCACAGTAACTAAGTCCTCTGAATCGCCACATCCACAAAATCATTCCAGTACTTCTATCTTCAGTTTGGGACCAGTTAACCCCACGGTAACTCCCTGTGATTCCCACTCATCAATGTTGTCCAGTAACTCTGCAATTGGAAACACGGCCTATAAAACCTTGGCCACCAAAACGGGAAATGAACAAGTTCTGTTAGCATCAAGTTTCAGATCTGACAAGGCAAGTGAATGTTCTTCCACAAGCAGCACAGTCACAAGTTTGACCAATGTATTTCACAATAAACTTGCTTCTGACTCGTCTGGTAAAAATGAACCCCATGACATTGGGCAAAGTATCACTTCAGCTGCTGATAGTGGCAAAGGCCATTCAGTTGGAACAGCATGTGCTCTTTCCATGGCAAAAACCACAGAAGAATGTTCACAGAAAAACTCACCAAAATCACCTTTTAGCTTAAATACATTGGGACCTTTATGTGATCAAAGCAGGACAATACCAATAAGCTCAATTTTCAGTTCTGAAACTAATAACTCCGAGTCTTTATTTACCAGCATTTCTAAGCTATTTTCCGAAAAATCAACTAAATCTTCAAGAAACTGGATAAGTTCATCTGCCATTGATTCGGCTGTTGCAAGTGGTGATGCATCTATATTCTTTAAGCAAATTCAGGCCAATAGTGATGTTCCAAATGTGAAAGTTTTGTCTCATGCCGAATCCTCTGTTTTTAAATTTAAGGAGCCAGGTACTGTCACAGCTGCTTCATCTATGTTTAATTCCTCCTCTTCCTCACTGTTTTCCAGTAGCTTTATGCCAGCTCAAAGAAAAAAGGCATCAAATGATTCCATTTGCTCCTCTGAACTGTCTTCAGATTGCTCCGCGAAATATTCAACTGGTTCCATTCCTGTGGCGTCAACAACCTGTTTCAGTCAACAACCCTTGGCAGCAAGTCAGCACCAAAACATTGTTAAACCATTCAGTTTAGTTGAAGTGAAGAAAGAAATTGAGATACCGATAGGTGCTGAACCATTTAAACTTAATAATTCATCTGGCATTAAGAAGGAAGATTTGCTACCAGTAGTGAGTGAACTTCAGAGTATTGATGAAACACCAACCAATGTCAGTTTTGAAAACTGCAAACCTAAAATAGCACCACAAGCTGAAATTGGGATAAATTGTAAACCAGTGCTACTTAGTAAGACAAAATCACGTGTAGATATCCTGAAAGAACTCTCCTCAGCATTCCATCAACAGAAAATCTTTGCACAGCATTGTCTGAATGTTGGAATTCGAACCTGCAAAGTAAAGGAAACTGCAACATCCGAAGCTCCCAGAAGTACACAACAATCTAGAAAGGATGACGAATCGGATCCTGGTTTGCAACTGAGTAACGTGATACCTTCACTTGAAGTTTCTTCGGAGAAATCGTCCAATAATGttgaagaaagaagaaaagaatcaCCTGTGTTCTGCGATCAAATCGATGATGTACAAGAGTTGCGTTTTTCTAAAAATCTTGGCGACACTGGAGTGCACCAGAGTTCTGCAACCTCCAGTGACATTTCTCCAGAACATGAAAGCGCCATGATTAGTTCAGAAGGACGATCTGTTTTAAAGCTTCGAAATCTTTCACACAGCAACGATTTTACACGTGTCCCACACTGTACTGCATCTAAAAAAAGCAGTTTTGGGTTCACTGATAATGTTAACACAAAAGCAGAAGCTATCCAGAAAGCAGCAACCGATTCCCCACTTGCCACTGCTGCTCCTGGTTTGCGCCCTGTTTTTGCTTTTGGTGCTGGTTTGAGTTTCCAATTCAAACTAGGAGCAGGTGACCAAAAAGGGGAAAGGAGCAATAGTGAAGGAGATTGTAAAACTGGACCTGAACCAATGTTCCCATTCCCCCCACCAGTTGATCATCGACCTAGAGCAATAACTACAGAAGACACTCTCTTTTCTAACCGAGGAAAGTTATATTACTTAGAAAAATCATCCTTGCAGTGGATGGAACGAGGATTTGGCGAAATTAGAATTTTACAGTGTAAAACAAGAAATCTGCCACGACTGGTGATGTGGAACTCTGCTAATAAATGCTGTGCCAATCATTGGATCACTAATGACCTGGAGTTGAAAGAATCAAAGAACTACGATCATAACTGGACTTGGAGTGCGCTGGATTATTCAGAGAGGAAGGCTACCTATTTAGATTATGCTGTGCACTTTAAGTTAAAAGAAACTGCTCAAATGTTCAAAGTAGTTTTTGAAAATGTACAAAGTGCAACTGAGACGCCCGAATCATCAGAAAACAACTTGAGCTGTTCTGCAGAAAACACCTCAAAATATGATCACAGTGGGAGTGTTTCCTTTGCTGTGGCACCTGATTTGAAAGAGGAAGGAAAACCTTTGCACG AAGATGAAGATGTGGTCATGCTGAGTGAAGTTACACCAACTCCAGAGCAGAGAGCTCTTGCCTTAAAATTGCTTCTTCCCCCAACGTTCTTCTGTTACAAGAATAAGCCAGGCTATTATAGCAGCGATGATGAAG ATGAGAATTTTGAGACTGCAATAAGGAAGCTTGGTGGAAAGCTTTATCCTAACcagatttaa